In bacterium, one genomic interval encodes:
- the obgE gene encoding GTPase ObgE yields MFVDRAKIYVKAGDGGDGRVSFLREAYRPNGGPDGGDGGHGGSVYLVADPQLHTLMDLRHQVEFRAENGQMGGRKKCTGRDGQDVTIRVPVGTHVFTEEGVFADLSEAEQRICIAEGGRGGRGNYNFVTSRNQAPRKATLGKTGAERNLLLEMRLVADVGLVGLPNAGKSTLLSVLTAARPKIAPYPFTTLSPNLGIVRPTEYSSFVMADIPGLIEGASQGKGLGFDFLRHVERTRVLVYLLDCTSADIKADLKVLKAELKRWNADLLKRPSIVVLSKIDLLEPGTKPPKGPWKQAISSATQEGIEVFVAKLWKLLDEAPVPRIFREPEELPGKPGEKIEREMEDEWD; encoded by the coding sequence ATGTTTGTAGATCGTGCGAAAATATATGTTAAGGCCGGCGACGGCGGCGACGGCCGAGTGTCGTTTCTAAGGGAAGCCTATCGTCCGAACGGTGGACCCGACGGCGGCGACGGGGGGCATGGCGGCTCGGTCTATCTGGTCGCGGATCCGCAGTTGCACACGCTGATGGATCTGCGGCATCAGGTGGAATTTCGGGCCGAGAATGGCCAGATGGGGGGACGAAAAAAGTGTACGGGTCGCGACGGGCAGGATGTGACCATTCGAGTGCCCGTTGGTACTCATGTGTTCACCGAAGAAGGCGTCTTTGCCGACTTGAGCGAAGCTGAACAACGCATCTGCATCGCCGAGGGCGGGCGCGGCGGCAGAGGCAATTACAATTTTGTTACGTCGCGCAATCAGGCGCCGCGCAAAGCCACACTGGGTAAGACGGGTGCCGAGCGCAATCTGCTTCTGGAAATGCGGCTTGTGGCCGATGTGGGTTTGGTCGGCCTGCCCAATGCGGGGAAATCCACGCTGCTCTCCGTGCTGACGGCGGCGCGGCCCAAGATTGCGCCCTATCCGTTCACCACGCTGTCTCCGAATCTCGGCATCGTCCGCCCGACTGAATACTCGAGCTTTGTCATGGCCGATATTCCTGGTCTGATCGAGGGAGCATCGCAAGGCAAGGGGCTTGGTTTCGATTTTTTGCGTCATGTCGAACGTACCCGCGTGTTGGTGTACCTGCTGGATTGCACCAGCGCGGACATCAAGGCCGACCTCAAGGTTCTGAAGGCCGAGCTGAAGCGTTGGAACGCGGATCTGCTCAAGCGTCCAAGTATCGTGGTGTTATCCAAGATTGATTTGCTCGAACCGGGAACCAAACCTCCCAAGGGTCCGTGGAAACAAGCGATTTCGTCCGCGACACAAGAAGGCATTGAGGTCTTTGTAGCCAAGCTGTGGAAACTGCTGGATGAGGCACCGGTGCCGCGCATCTTTCGCGAACCCGAAGAACTGCCCGGCAAACCAGGCGAGAAGATTGAGCGGGAGATGGAAGACGAGTGGGATTGA
- the dprA gene encoding DNA-protecting protein DprA produces MGLIESEKIALLNLLGVAGIGAWGAIRLVQEFGLPSRVFSAGDGALRSVPRIGEKAIEAIHKASPRGELGEKQYEEAQKIGAQVLTYWDEDFSPLLRQLEQDAPAVLFVRGHLPRDARRVAIVGTRRADDYGRRCCKELLGGLAGSGVHVVSGLASGIDGAAHSIALERGLPTEAVFGCGIDIIYPDSHKPLAAKILEQGGALVSEYAPGTQPTVFTFPQRNRIIAGLSAATIVIEAPEKSGALITARLAATYGREVGAVPGAIVGGRATGCHELIKQGAALIDSSQDILDLLRVSTRAELATPTVAPNLPEPELKLWELVPASERIHIDTLAEKAAQSPGEVLSRLLMMELKGFIKQLPGKFFVRA; encoded by the coding sequence GTGGGATTGATCGAGTCTGAGAAGATCGCGTTGTTGAACCTCCTCGGTGTGGCGGGAATCGGCGCGTGGGGCGCAATCCGTCTGGTGCAGGAATTCGGCTTGCCGTCCCGGGTGTTCAGTGCCGGTGACGGTGCGCTGCGCTCGGTTCCGCGGATCGGCGAGAAGGCAATCGAGGCGATCCACAAGGCCTCACCGCGCGGTGAGTTGGGTGAGAAACAGTACGAGGAAGCGCAAAAGATCGGTGCGCAAGTGCTCACCTATTGGGACGAGGACTTCTCACCTCTGCTGCGGCAGCTTGAGCAGGATGCTCCGGCAGTGTTGTTTGTGCGCGGTCACCTGCCGCGCGACGCACGGCGCGTTGCGATTGTCGGCACTCGCCGAGCCGATGACTACGGCAGGCGGTGCTGCAAAGAGTTGTTAGGCGGGCTGGCCGGAAGCGGCGTGCATGTTGTCAGCGGATTGGCCAGTGGGATAGACGGCGCGGCACACAGTATCGCGCTCGAACGGGGCCTTCCGACCGAAGCCGTATTCGGCTGTGGTATTGATATCATCTACCCCGACAGTCACAAGCCGCTTGCGGCCAAGATTCTCGAGCAGGGGGGAGCGTTGGTTTCTGAGTATGCGCCCGGGACCCAGCCAACAGTCTTCACGTTTCCGCAACGCAACCGGATCATCGCCGGGTTGAGCGCCGCAACAATTGTAATTGAAGCTCCCGAAAAGTCAGGGGCGTTGATCACCGCCCGCTTGGCCGCGACCTATGGCCGCGAAGTGGGCGCCGTGCCGGGTGCAATCGTCGGGGGACGAGCGACCGGCTGTCATGAACTGATTAAGCAAGGCGCGGCGCTGATAGATTCGTCTCAGGATATTCTTGACCTGCTGCGCGTGTCAACCCGCGCGGAGCTTGCGACTCCGACTGTGGCCCCCAACCTTCCTGAGCCTGAATTGAAATTGTGGGAGCTTGTGCCTGCATCCGAGCGTATTCATATTGACACGTTGGCTGAGAAGGCCGCCCAGTCTCCGGGTGAGGTGCTGAGCCGCCTGCTCATGATGGAACTCAAGGGATTCATTAAGCAACTTCCGGGAAAATTCTTTGTCCGCGCTTGA
- a CDS encoding glucose-1-phosphate thymidylyltransferase has protein sequence MADELFPLSVMRPAWEIRAGLGCLREWLSALRPGGAQVALRPRESVRRLATQLAGFSDKWSDSGADVVFLSGRITSLPAVPQTPAALLDRGGRVLWTRMTGAAASSLLDLAGTELAEALVKQIAGGVPLESVGGHSARYVWDFMADNDKLLLAGFGSPTEKLLGSSRFTVGGGVAVIGSHPAYVGEGSHLYPGVVLDTSDGPIWIGREVTVEPHTFLRGPLAFGHHGRIKAGTTLYMNSTFGPHCRVSGEISNSIMQGYVNKQHAGFLGNSHLGEWVNLGADTTVSNLRNDYGNVKVKLPHELVDSGRQFVGLLCGDHTKTGINTMFNTAAVVGVGANVFGAGYPARHIPSFTWGGVRGSHIEPLERTLESARIAMPRRDRELSQAEIEVLTEHYMHITKQEK, from the coding sequence GTGGCCGACGAGCTCTTTCCGCTGTCGGTTATGCGCCCAGCCTGGGAAATTCGGGCGGGCTTGGGTTGCCTCCGCGAATGGCTAAGCGCGCTGCGTCCGGGCGGCGCCCAAGTCGCCTTGCGGCCACGAGAGTCGGTGAGGCGACTCGCTACGCAGTTGGCCGGGTTCAGCGACAAATGGTCGGATTCCGGGGCAGACGTTGTTTTCTTAAGCGGCCGCATCACCAGTTTGCCCGCAGTGCCGCAGACTCCCGCAGCGCTTCTGGACAGAGGCGGACGGGTCCTCTGGACCCGCATGACAGGGGCAGCGGCTTCATCATTATTGGATTTAGCAGGAACCGAGCTCGCCGAAGCACTCGTTAAACAGATAGCAGGGGGGGTGCCCCTGGAGTCCGTCGGTGGACATTCGGCGCGCTATGTCTGGGACTTCATGGCGGACAACGACAAGCTGTTGCTGGCCGGATTTGGAAGTCCGACAGAGAAGCTCCTGGGTTCCTCGCGTTTCACGGTCGGCGGAGGCGTCGCGGTGATCGGTTCCCATCCGGCGTATGTTGGGGAGGGTAGCCACTTGTACCCGGGGGTCGTGCTTGACACATCCGACGGCCCGATTTGGATCGGCCGGGAGGTTACCGTAGAGCCGCATACATTTCTGCGGGGACCGCTGGCTTTCGGACACCATGGCCGGATCAAGGCGGGAACGACGCTCTATATGAATTCGACCTTTGGCCCGCACTGCCGCGTCTCGGGCGAGATTTCGAATTCGATCATGCAGGGCTATGTCAACAAGCAGCATGCGGGCTTTTTGGGCAACAGCCACTTGGGTGAGTGGGTGAATCTGGGAGCCGACACAACCGTTTCGAATCTCCGCAATGATTACGGCAACGTGAAGGTCAAGCTGCCTCATGAGCTGGTAGACAGCGGGCGGCAATTTGTCGGGTTATTGTGCGGCGATCATACGAAAACCGGGATCAACACGATGTTCAACACGGCGGCTGTCGTGGGCGTCGGTGCGAATGTTTTTGGTGCGGGTTATCCGGCGCGGCATATACCGAGTTTTACGTGGGGCGGCGTGCGGGGTTCGCATATTGAACCGCTCGAACGGACATTGGAGTCGGCCCGGATCGCGATGCCGCGCCGGGACCGGGAATTGAGTCAGGCCGAGATAGAAGTGCTGACCGAGCACTATATGCATATCACCAAGCAGGAGAAATAG
- a CDS encoding S41 family peptidase: protein MKHAKHYYALVVLGVMIAGAGSWWAPEARADNPGDVNMQLNKLNYILRAVRDNYVEDPDVTKMLEGAIDGMLRELDPHSVYIPAEQQAKITEQFRGDFEGIGIQFTIQNDWLTVISPIPGTPSDRLGIRAGDRITHIDGLSCYGITNEEVFEKLRGEKGTAVRVTIQRPSIEVPLEFEIVRDKIPIFSVGASFLLPDQQTGYIRINQFTARTTDEVVEALDSLNAAGMKRLLLDLRGNPGGYLDQAWRVADLFMPRKDMLLVYTKGRTGKSNSEFRSTGMGAKYDMPLIVLINHGSASASEIVAGAIQDHDRGLVTGQVSFGKGLVQTPYPMPDGSVVRITTARYYTPTGRLIQRPYDKGIAEYVMEGRDDEDENAPEVAQNDTTPREKFLTDGGRTVYGGGGITPDSTILPRKTNALTAQLFSKRLYFEWASDYVVKNSDLPKNPQEFTGRFDITPEMLASFKEFCTERKVEVDEPRWEQDIEFTKTQLKGEIAGLVFNDRNVYNIIRLQDDEQVQAALGMFDQAKAMASSSARPRALDRQ, encoded by the coding sequence TTGAAGCACGCGAAGCACTACTACGCGTTGGTGGTCCTGGGTGTCATGATCGCCGGAGCAGGATCGTGGTGGGCGCCCGAGGCCCGCGCGGACAATCCCGGCGACGTCAATATGCAGCTCAACAAGCTGAACTACATTTTGCGGGCGGTGCGAGACAACTACGTCGAAGATCCTGACGTGACCAAGATGCTGGAAGGCGCGATTGACGGCATGCTGCGCGAGTTGGACCCGCACTCGGTCTATATTCCCGCCGAACAGCAGGCCAAGATCACGGAGCAGTTCCGCGGCGACTTTGAGGGCATCGGCATTCAGTTCACGATTCAGAATGACTGGCTGACGGTTATCTCGCCGATTCCCGGAACGCCTTCTGACCGCTTGGGGATCCGCGCCGGTGATCGCATTACGCATATTGACGGGCTCTCGTGCTATGGCATTACGAACGAAGAGGTGTTTGAAAAACTGCGCGGGGAAAAGGGCACTGCGGTACGCGTGACGATTCAGCGCCCCTCGATCGAAGTGCCGCTTGAGTTTGAGATTGTGCGCGACAAGATACCCATCTTTTCAGTCGGCGCATCGTTCCTGCTGCCCGATCAGCAGACCGGTTACATTCGCATCAATCAGTTTACGGCGCGCACGACGGACGAAGTGGTGGAAGCGCTCGATAGCCTGAATGCGGCGGGCATGAAACGGCTGCTCTTGGACCTGCGCGGCAATCCCGGCGGGTATTTGGATCAGGCTTGGCGCGTTGCCGACCTGTTCATGCCGCGCAAAGACATGCTGCTGGTCTATACGAAGGGTCGCACGGGCAAATCGAATTCGGAATTTCGTTCGACGGGGATGGGCGCGAAGTATGACATGCCGCTGATCGTGCTGATCAACCACGGCAGCGCATCGGCGTCGGAAATTGTCGCCGGCGCAATTCAAGACCATGACCGTGGTTTGGTCACCGGACAGGTGAGCTTTGGCAAGGGATTGGTGCAGACGCCTTACCCGATGCCGGATGGTTCCGTGGTTCGAATCACGACGGCGCGCTACTACACGCCGACGGGCCGGTTGATTCAGCGTCCGTATGACAAGGGGATCGCCGAGTACGTGATGGAGGGCCGCGACGACGAAGATGAGAACGCGCCAGAGGTGGCGCAGAACGATACAACGCCGCGCGAGAAATTCCTGACGGACGGTGGACGGACTGTGTATGGCGGTGGCGGAATCACTCCCGACAGCACCATTCTACCCCGCAAAACCAACGCGCTGACGGCTCAGCTCTTCAGCAAACGTCTTTATTTCGAATGGGCGTCCGACTACGTTGTGAAGAACAGCGACCTGCCTAAGAATCCGCAGGAGTTTACGGGGCGCTTTGATATCACCCCGGAGATGCTCGCGAGCTTCAAAGAGTTCTGCACGGAGCGCAAGGTGGAGGTGGACGAACCGCGCTGGGAGCAGGACATCGAATTCACGAAGACTCAACTGAAAGGCGAGATCGCCGGACTCGTCTTCAACGACCGCAACGTCTATAACATCATCCGTTTGCAGGATGACGAGCAGGTACAGGCCGCGCTGGGCATGTTCGACCAGGCCAAGGCGATGGCCTCGTCTTCGGCCCGTCCCCGCGCGCTCGACCGGCAGTAA
- a CDS encoding tetratricopeptide repeat protein produces MRIRFFSIAAVVAGSIGLQLAWSAPNPALDNARSKAKAGKWDEVQGLAADAVAADPNSDEGWRLRGRAELFLGDTTAAVQYLEQALTLNPKQADAIIDLTSVYVAMNQLENADRVVAAAEKKDPKGKLDEIKVSRALILGKQGKIGEATPILASATARHPDNPVYPLMLARIYDNANVPELAADNFDKAWDLDEGNPDIAFEYGNTLLELKQYDEADRLFRIVQDRDPENKQVDYLRGRLRFAAKRFAEAAAEFEKAVDKNPESFLPNYWLGRSYLDLSKAEKKNFYGAAIEPLRLALRLKPERKDISLSLAESEYFVGRTIFATAGQDSMSQESRTRLADEFAKQAVGYDANAVPRPPVPPTPPIVPGTGEVVPPTPGEPVVSDVDRVAEVKALAARFRSAEAALRAPDARLDDKNPLRRELYELAIAAMLHAISDEPDLAKQQDVYAYVARAYDKLGNPEAALTYTDKQLALAPNSQSDITRKVSLLQRTDNQAQLAAYLGTLAADSALFAKYGMILVNSYIETSQYDSARATVKRVITADPGNCDAHQLNAYIDLKRERYGAAISALLDGVKACPNNADLWVYLGDSYYFSNEKDKATVQRAKDAYCRAGSLGSPVGREKCEQIGEILKTLK; encoded by the coding sequence ATGCGAATTCGATTTTTTAGCATAGCGGCGGTAGTAGCTGGATCCATCGGGCTTCAGCTTGCGTGGTCAGCCCCGAACCCTGCTCTGGACAATGCTCGTTCCAAGGCCAAGGCTGGCAAGTGGGACGAAGTCCAGGGTCTTGCGGCGGACGCTGTCGCGGCAGATCCGAATAGCGACGAAGGCTGGCGCTTACGTGGTCGTGCGGAGTTGTTTTTGGGCGACACGACGGCAGCGGTTCAGTATCTTGAGCAGGCCCTGACGCTAAATCCCAAGCAGGCCGATGCGATCATTGATTTGACATCGGTCTATGTCGCGATGAATCAGCTCGAGAATGCGGATCGTGTCGTCGCCGCTGCGGAGAAGAAAGATCCCAAGGGTAAGCTGGACGAGATCAAGGTCTCACGTGCCTTGATCCTTGGCAAGCAAGGCAAAATTGGGGAAGCGACGCCTATCCTGGCGAGTGCCACGGCCCGTCATCCCGACAATCCGGTCTATCCGCTGATGCTGGCGCGAATCTATGACAACGCAAACGTACCGGAGTTGGCGGCCGACAATTTCGACAAGGCTTGGGACCTCGACGAGGGCAACCCGGATATTGCATTCGAATACGGTAACACGCTCCTCGAACTTAAGCAATACGATGAAGCCGACCGCCTCTTTCGTATCGTGCAGGACCGTGATCCGGAGAACAAGCAGGTAGACTATTTGCGCGGGCGCCTGCGGTTTGCGGCCAAGCGCTTTGCAGAAGCCGCGGCTGAGTTTGAAAAGGCCGTGGACAAAAATCCCGAGAGTTTTCTGCCGAATTACTGGCTGGGTCGCAGCTACCTCGATCTGTCCAAAGCGGAGAAGAAGAATTTTTACGGCGCGGCTATCGAGCCTCTGCGTTTGGCGCTGCGTCTTAAGCCTGAGCGCAAGGACATCTCCCTGTCGCTCGCGGAGTCCGAATATTTTGTAGGCCGGACGATTTTCGCGACCGCCGGGCAGGATTCCATGTCGCAGGAGTCGCGCACGCGCTTGGCCGACGAATTCGCCAAGCAAGCCGTTGGCTATGACGCGAACGCAGTGCCGCGGCCGCCGGTTCCGCCGACGCCGCCGATTGTCCCGGGCACGGGTGAAGTCGTTCCGCCGACGCCGGGAGAGCCGGTCGTCTCGGATGTGGATCGAGTCGCCGAGGTTAAGGCCCTGGCTGCGCGATTCCGTTCAGCGGAAGCCGCGTTGCGCGCGCCGGACGCTCGACTTGACGACAAGAATCCGCTCCGCCGTGAGCTTTATGAATTGGCGATTGCCGCGATGTTACACGCGATCAGCGACGAACCGGATCTGGCCAAGCAGCAGGACGTCTACGCGTACGTAGCGCGGGCCTATGACAAGCTCGGGAATCCGGAAGCCGCGTTGACCTACACGGATAAGCAGCTGGCGCTGGCGCCGAACTCACAATCCGACATCACGCGCAAGGTTAGCTTGCTTCAACGCACAGATAATCAGGCGCAACTGGCTGCGTACTTGGGAACGCTGGCGGCGGATTCGGCGCTGTTTGCAAAGTATGGGATGATTCTGGTCAATAGCTATATTGAGACCAGTCAGTACGATTCGGCGCGCGCGACGGTGAAACGCGTGATCACTGCGGATCCGGGTAATTGCGACGCGCACCAGCTTAACGCCTACATCGATCTGAAGCGCGAGCGCTACGGCGCCGCGATTTCGGCGCTCCTTGATGGAGTGAAGGCCTGTCCGAACAACGCGGACCTATGGGTCTATTTGGGCGACAGCTACTATTTCTCGAACGAAAAAGATAAGGCCACGGTGCAGCGCGCAAAGGATGCCTATTGCCGCGCGGGCAGTCTGGGCAGTCCGGTCGGGCGCGAGAAGTGCGAACAGATCGGCGAGATTTTGAAGACATTGAAATAA
- a CDS encoding MotA/TolQ/ExbB proton channel family protein encodes MKQGTFTTITMVAALVISAVFYWGILPTMDKGPEETPLIHQIALAGPIVPFLLTLTLMLLTFVIERVITLGKARGARPLPVYFSEFTKAVREGKYDQAIKISDTQRGSAAAVLKAGAEQWLRVANDKGVHMEKKISETQRAINEARLLEVPFLERNLIALSTIASVATMVGLLGTTIGMIRSFAAMSTQGAPNAAELARGISEALVNTALGLFAAIVGIVCYNFFVNKVDQFNYEIDEAAYLMVEILKDKEV; translated from the coding sequence ATGAAGCAAGGAACTTTTACGACCATTACGATGGTCGCGGCGCTCGTCATCTCTGCTGTTTTCTACTGGGGTATTTTGCCGACCATGGATAAGGGGCCGGAAGAAACTCCGCTCATCCATCAGATTGCGTTGGCAGGGCCGATCGTCCCGTTCCTGCTCACGCTGACTCTGATGCTGCTCACGTTCGTGATTGAACGTGTTATCACTTTGGGCAAGGCCCGCGGCGCGCGCCCGTTGCCGGTGTACTTCTCGGAGTTTACGAAGGCCGTGCGTGAAGGCAAGTATGATCAGGCGATCAAGATTTCTGACACGCAGCGCGGTTCCGCTGCCGCGGTGTTGAAGGCCGGCGCGGAGCAATGGCTGCGCGTGGCCAATGACAAGGGCGTGCATATGGAGAAAAAGATTTCGGAGACGCAGCGCGCGATCAATGAAGCGCGCTTGCTGGAAGTCCCCTTCCTTGAACGCAACCTGATCGCGCTTTCGACGATCGCCTCGGTGGCCACGATGGTCGGTCTGTTGGGCACGACGATTGGCATGATTCGTTCTTTCGCCGCCATGTCCACGCAGGGCGCGCCGAACGCGGCCGAACTGGCGCGCGGTATTTCCGAGGCGCTTGTGAATACGGCGCTCGGTTTGTTCGCGGCGATCGTGGGTATTGTCTGCTACAATTTCTTCGTCAACAAGGTGGACCAATTCAATTACGAAATTGACGAGGCCGCCTATCTGATGGTGGAGATTTTGAAGGACAAGGAAGTCTAA
- a CDS encoding biopolymer transporter ExbD — protein sequence MAAPKKRRIPVSIDMTPMVDIAFLLLIFFMSTTVFKKPEEVAVQTPSSHSIRPLPETGIIVITIPKDNRVLMTLDNAALDVENGLAEIRGLSTRGVEFNPDSIARPIERLMLKRLVEKVVLKADKDATFGTIEKVMNTLQKNDLLFVNMVTEVEES from the coding sequence ATGGCTGCTCCAAAAAAGCGCCGCATCCCGGTGTCTATTGACATGACGCCGATGGTGGATATCGCGTTCCTGCTTCTGATCTTCTTCATGTCCACGACGGTGTTCAAGAAGCCGGAAGAGGTCGCGGTCCAGACGCCGTCGTCGCATTCGATTCGCCCGTTGCCTGAGACAGGCATCATCGTGATTACGATTCCGAAGGACAATCGCGTGCTGATGACGCTTGACAATGCCGCGCTCGACGTCGAGAACGGATTGGCTGAGATTCGCGGACTATCCACGCGTGGCGTGGAATTCAACCCGGACTCGATTGCTCGGCCGATTGAACGGCTGATGCTGAAGCGTCTGGTCGAGAAAGTCGTGCTGAAGGCGGACAAGGACGCGACATTCGGGACGATTGAAAAGGTGATGAACACCTTGCAGAAGAACGACCTGCTGTTCGTGAACATGGTCACCGAAGTCGAAGAAAGTTAA
- a CDS encoding biopolymer transporter ExbD: MGAVDVGGPKKSGGGQAWKRPRVSIRIDMTPMVDIAFLLLIFFMVTTVFRLPTAMEIVLPPPSEKPTEGKVFKEKLLSFFVLNNDSLALQIGDTLAKPLLWADLRDSLRSRYDRYGDSVVVVARVHPKARFMSLVDLVDEFNLVGTTRFSIDRYTTLDDSMLRAAGFLTAGSDGLPTPEEVAAQTAPPTNL; this comes from the coding sequence ATGGGTGCTGTAGATGTAGGTGGACCAAAAAAATCCGGCGGCGGTCAAGCATGGAAACGGCCTCGAGTCTCGATCCGTATTGACATGACGCCGATGGTGGATATTGCGTTTCTGTTGTTGATCTTCTTTATGGTGACGACGGTTTTCCGTCTGCCGACGGCGATGGAAATCGTGCTGCCTCCGCCGTCTGAAAAGCCGACGGAAGGCAAGGTTTTCAAAGAGAAGCTGCTGTCGTTTTTCGTGTTGAACAACGATTCCCTGGCCTTGCAGATTGGCGACACGCTGGCCAAACCGCTGTTGTGGGCGGACCTGCGTGATAGTCTGCGTTCGCGTTATGATCGTTATGGCGACAGCGTGGTGGTGGTTGCTCGCGTGCACCCCAAAGCGCGCTTCATGTCGCTCGTTGATCTGGTGGACGAGTTCAATCTGGTGGGAACGACGCGTTTTTCGATAGACCGTTATACGACGCTCGACGATTCGATGCTGCGCGCGGCGGGTTTCCTGACGGCGGGATCTGATGGCCTGCCGACGCCCGAAGAGGTCGCGGCCCAAACGGCGCCGCCGACCAATCTCTAA
- a CDS encoding TonB family protein has protein sequence MNYLEELEKGKYGSIELKYLVGKNLVRGLIISVMVHTAVVAGPIVAALFEDDIPPPSNVMVVDPSILEKLKRLNPNQAPPKIERPKLAPPKVVVPIAVSEEQVEDQPEIMKQEELVQAIVEDYGDDTLAIGEGVELVLDDAGDGEIPGYEEFIPFEVPPQPLEGYSPQPTFPEMAQRAGVSGKVTAQVYVDKKGEVKKWRIVQAKPPDLGFEQEVEKVLPKWKFTPAIQQGNPVGVWIAIPFNFKVQ, from the coding sequence ATGAATTACTTAGAAGAACTTGAGAAGGGTAAATACGGTTCAATTGAACTGAAGTACCTGGTGGGAAAAAACCTGGTGCGCGGTTTGATTATCAGCGTCATGGTGCACACGGCCGTGGTGGCCGGGCCCATTGTCGCCGCATTGTTCGAGGACGACATTCCTCCGCCGAGCAATGTGATGGTTGTTGACCCGTCCATTTTGGAGAAGCTCAAGCGGTTGAATCCGAATCAGGCGCCGCCCAAGATCGAGCGGCCCAAACTTGCCCCGCCGAAGGTCGTGGTCCCCATTGCAGTCAGCGAAGAGCAGGTGGAAGATCAGCCTGAGATCATGAAGCAAGAAGAGCTCGTGCAGGCCATTGTTGAGGATTACGGCGACGACACGCTGGCAATCGGAGAGGGCGTCGAGCTTGTGCTCGATGATGCCGGCGACGGCGAGATCCCCGGCTATGAGGAGTTCATCCCGTTTGAAGTTCCGCCACAGCCGCTCGAGGGCTACAGCCCGCAGCCGACTTTCCCTGAGATGGCTCAGCGCGCCGGTGTCTCGGGCAAGGTGACGGCGCAAGTTTACGTGGACAAGAAAGGTGAAGTGAAGAAGTGGCGCATCGTGCAGGCCAAACCACCGGATCTCGGATTCGAGCAAGAGGTGGAAAAGGTGCTGCCGAAGTGGAAATTTACGCCGGCGATTCAGCAGGGAAATCCGGTGGGTGTGTGGATCGCCATTCCGTTCAACTTCAAGGTTCAGTAG
- a CDS encoding energy transducer TonB, with protein METGSKLEKLVIGAREIKGLIGRNLLQGLVVSAFLHSALLAIVGLWPAPEKEDRLAGSGSDTLVIVSRPRPDLPVIERSRPAPPAKPDVDVWEPVENESDAPDTLLEPEEDLPSLSGPYDPDAPIDSSAVPGSGGSGGIDTATLAGFDPVTPTYIPRDIEPMALADLNPQPEYPRLAQQAGVSGTVRVWVRVNKQGNVDNWQVIDVNPAGLGFEDAVARVIPKWKFTPAVAGNRPVTVWVAIPFKFSVK; from the coding sequence ATGGAAACCGGTTCGAAGCTGGAGAAATTGGTCATTGGAGCCCGTGAGATTAAAGGTCTCATCGGTCGCAATCTGCTCCAAGGGTTGGTTGTTAGCGCATTTTTGCACAGTGCGCTGCTCGCTATCGTCGGACTCTGGCCTGCTCCGGAGAAAGAGGATCGCCTGGCAGGTTCCGGTTCGGATACGTTGGTGATCGTCTCCCGGCCGCGGCCCGATCTTCCCGTGATCGAGCGGTCACGGCCCGCTCCCCCAGCGAAGCCTGATGTAGATGTGTGGGAGCCCGTCGAGAACGAGTCGGATGCGCCGGACACGCTGCTCGAACCCGAGGAGGATCTCCCCAGTCTGAGCGGCCCGTATGATCCGGACGCGCCGATAGACAGTAGCGCGGTGCCCGGCTCAGGCGGCAGCGGTGGAATAGACACCGCGACTCTCGCGGGCTTTGACCCGGTGACGCCTACCTACATCCCCCGTGATATTGAGCCGATGGCGCTTGCGGACTTGAATCCGCAGCCCGAGTATCCAAGATTGGCGCAGCAAGCCGGAGTATCCGGCACGGTCCGCGTGTGGGTACGTGTCAACAAGCAGGGCAACGTGGACAACTGGCAAGTGATTGACGTCAATCCGGCCGGTCTGGGCTTCGAAGACGCCGTGGCCCGCGTGATTCCAAAATGGAAGTTCACCCCCGCGGTCGCCGGAAATCGTCCGGTCACGGTGTGGGTCGCGATTCCGTTTAAATTCAGCGTGAAGTAA